The Pochonia chlamydosporia 170 chromosome Unknown PCv3seq00012, whole genome shotgun sequence genome has a segment encoding these proteins:
- a CDS encoding Integrase, catalytic core (similar to Metarhizium robertsii ARSEF 23 XP_007817463.1), with product MFRSKAWRQRSLDLFLQRGYNWNPATGAVSRDGKTIFRTERRYRQPVIEFNQVDYESHIPPATAFTSSTQPRPESAAEAIRWHQRLGHLGSEALERLVQQTTGAKINGPLKIECKDCAVSKAKRIVSRRSPQTKTPRPFWRIYVDIFAMSNGYNGMKHAMLIRDEYTSMIYIYLLKDTTTESVLGVLKAFEAYIRRQFGTSICVIHRDNDRALQAEYDAWVRSQGIDDEPTAPDTPAQNGPAERSGGVIGSQSRTMLVGANFPDEMWPETWKTAIYLHNRSPQQANNWKTPFERLHQWLQENNRDTRYLQTQPDIAHLKAYGCRAYPLTREALQGKHKKNLKTHPHAEIGYLVGYDSTNIFRVWIPERKEVRRVRDVTFDETRFYDPSDHQQQLHIEEAEPQLQLPAHIESDPEPEEYEGIRTEAHSEPESPPFQEAGSEDETQSTIWVGGQDHSNKDTDQELDGCDEQAISQTVYPTPDASHRGSHSPDLPDQDNPENRQDHDNEHEIEIDDHLQTRAENPPTRKSTRERKPSERAREAAAGSCAVYRSSFFIGSEQKLHRRSLPPEPRNYHELTSHQFEQDFKEAMNIEWTNVNKRGTVKPIPRDQVTGQVLPLTWVFKYKFNKHGYLRKFKARICVRGDLQQLGSKETYAATLAGRSFRILMAITAKFDLETRQLDAVNAFTNSVLDEDVYVQFPDGYRRRGWVLKLLRALYGLRRSPLLWQKDLTAALEKLGLRQSQEEPCLFTNSWLTVFFFVDDIVLLYHARHQDAADEFIVKLKTQYEMKDLGELKWFLGIRVLRDRAARKLWLCQDSYIEKIVNQYGITKRDQLKGNLFPTNDLQRRKDQAKPDLVCVWRGGFVINPLGSDPGVIFCLKCSVIISVDNTY from the coding sequence ATGTTTCGCTCAAAGGCGTGGAGGCAAAGGTCCCTGGATCTCTTTCTCCAAAGAGGATACAACTGGAACCCAGCAACGGGCGCCGTCTCAAGAGACGGAAAGACGATCTTTCGCACAGAGAGGCGATATCGCCAGCCTGTCATTGAATTTAACCAAGTCGATTACGAATCGCATATACCACCGGCAACCGCCTTCACCTCATCCACGCAGCCGAGACCCGAGTCCGCTGCAGAAGCCATTCGCTGGCACCAACGCCTAGGTCATCTTGGGTCCGAAGCCCTTGAGCGCCTAGTTCAACAGACAACCGGAGCCAAAATAAATGGCCCGCTCAAAATTGAGTGCAAAGACTGCGCCGTTTCGAAGGCAAAACGTATTGTCTCACGACGGAGCCCGCAGaccaaaacaccacgacCATTCTGGCGAATCTACGTTGATATCTTCGCCATGAGCAATGGATACAACGGAATGAAACACGCCATGCTGATCAGAGATGAATACACATCCATGATCTACATATACCTTTTGAAGGATACAACCACTGAGAGTGTTCTCGGAGTGTTAAAGGCATTTGAAGCCTACATTCGACGACAATTTGGTACGTCAATATGTGTTATCCATCGAGATAATGACCGAGCACTTCAAGCAGAATATGACGCCTGGGTCAGATCCCAAGGGATTGATGACGAACCCACCGCGCCAGACACACCGGCACAAAATGGGCCTGCCGAACGATCTGGGGGGGTAATAGGCAGTCAGTCTCGCACAATGCTGGTTGGTGCCAACTTTCCGGACGAAATGTGGCCTGAGACCTGGAAGACTGCGATTTATCTGCATAACAGATCGCCGCAACAGGCAAACAACTGGAAAACGCCGTTCGAACGGCTGCACCAGTGGCTACAGGAAAACAATCGTGACACCAGATACCTCCAGACGCAGCCCGACATTGCCCACCTTAAGGCGTACGGATGCCGCGCCTATCCGCTGACCAGGGAAGCCCTACAAGGCAAGCATAAGAAGAACCTGAAGACCCATCCACATGCAGAGATCGGGTACCTTGTTGGATACGACTCTACCAACATCTTCAGGGTATGGATTccagaaagaaaagaggTTCGCCGAGTCCGAGATGTGACTTTCGACGAAACCCGTTTCTATGATCCAAGTgatcaccagcagcagcttcacattgaagaagcagaaccacaacttcaactccCTGCCCATATTGAAAGCGACCCAGAACCTGAGGAATATGAAGGAATCAGGACAGAGGCGCATAGTGAGCCAGAATCGCCACCTTTCCAGGAGGCAGGAAGCGAAGATGAAACCCAATCAACCATTTGGGTTGGTGGTCAAGACCACTCCAACAAGGATACGGATCAAGAGCTTGATGGCTGTGACGAACAAGCCATAAGCCAAACCGTCTATCCAACGCCTGACGCAAGTCACAGAGGCTCGCACAGCCCAGACCTTCCAGATCAGGACAATCCAGAGAATCGACAAGACCATGACAACGAGCATGAGATCGAGATCGATGATCATCTTCAAACACGAGCGGAAAACCCGCCAACACGTAAATCGACACGAGAGAGGAAGCCAAGTGAACGAGCTCGCGAAGCAGCAGCTGGTTCCTGCGCAGTTTACCgaagcagcttcttcatcggtAGCGAACAGAAACTGCACCGACGAAGTCTTCCTCCAGAGCCAAGAAACTACCATGAGCTCACAAGCCACCAATTTGAACAAGACTTCAAGGAAGCCATGAATATCGAATGGACAAACGTAAATAAACGTGGAACGGTTAAGCCAATCCCAAGGGATCAGGTAACCGGCCAAGTCCTACCACTAACATGGGTGTTCAAATACAAGTTCAACAAACACGGATATCTTCGGAAATTTAAAGCACGAATCTGCGTTCGAGGTGATCTACAGCAGCTAGGCTCCAAGGAGACCTACGCAGCCACCCTCGCAGGACGTTCATTCCGAATCCTGATGGCAATCACTGCCAAATTTGACCTCGAAACGAGACAGCTCGATGCGGTCAATGCATTCACGAACAGTGTACTTGACGAAGACGTCTATGTACAATTCCCAGACGGCTATCGCCGCAGAGGATGGGTCCTGAAACTGCTACGAGCATTATACGGACTAAGACGGTCACCTCTGCTATGGCAGAAGGACCTGACCGCAGCCTTAGAGAAACTTGGCCTCAGACAGAGCCAAGAGGAGCCATGCCTTTTCACAAACAGCTGGCTCACagttttcttcttcgttgaCGACATCGTCTTGCTGTACCATGCCAGACACCAAGACGCCGCGGACGaattcatcgtcaaactgAAAACTCAATATGAAATGAAGGACCTAGGGGAACTCAAGTGGTTCCTAGGCATTCGAGTCCTGAGAGACAGAGCAGCTCGCAAGCTATGGCTCTGCCAAGACTCATACATTGAAAAGATTGTAAATCAATACGGGATCACAAAGCGTGACCAGCTCAAAGGAAATCTATTCCCCACGAACGACCTGCAACGTCGAAAGGACCAGGCAAAACCAGACCTTGTTTGCGTCTGGCGCGGTGGGTTCGTCATCAATCCCTTGGGATCTGACCCAGGCGTCATATTCTGCTTGAAGTGCTCGGTCATTATCTCGGTGGATAACACATATTAA